The DNA sequence TAGGCAACCATGCCGCCATTAAAGGAGTTAAAATTCCCCAAATCCCCATAGACTCACTCACGAAAGAAAGCAAATAGTAAGAAAAAATTAAACCAACACAAATACCAAAACTGGTTGCTTTGTTAGTATTTTGCGGACGTAAACCCAAAGCTGAACCAATTAAACCAAAGACTACACACACAAACGGTAGAGAGATTTTTCCCTGAATTCGCACCATCATTTTACGAATTTCTTTTTCATCTGCTTGTAATTTAACCACCTCAAGATATTCTCTTGCCTGAGTAATGCTCATTTCATCAGGATTGGGGGGGCGTTGAGCTAAATCTAAAGGAGCTCTTGATAAAGCTAGTTGTTGATGTTCAAATCTAACGATATTACGATAAGCACCATCTGGAGAGATAAGATAAATTGTACCATTAAAAAAATCCCAAACATTATCCCCAATATTCCATGTGGCAGTTTTTGCCGTTAAAATTTGGTTCAAACCTTCCCGAGAAAGATCCAAAATAGTTAAATCTTTCATTTCTTCCCCGTTGAATTCTTGGGCGTAAAATAATCTTTCTAAAACTGAGTGTCTGCTTCCATCCTCATACTGCACTGTTTTGTATTCTGGATATAGGATATTTCTATCCTTAAAAGTAGGTCTGACTCTGTTTAAGGCTCTTTGCATAGTTAAAGTCGCTTCTCGGTTAGCAGAGGGTGTCACCACATCGTTAATAAAAAAAGTCATTCCTGTGACACATAAGCTCAGAATTACTGCGGGTATTACCAAACGATAGATATTAACTCCGACACTGCGTAAAGCGATAATCTCACTATCACTGGATAAACGACTATAAGCCATCAGAGTTGCGAGTAATAGAGACATGGGGAAGGCAAGGGCGATAAACCCCGGCATCCTGAGAAAAAGGATTTTGAAAGCAACACTCAATAGTAATCCTGATTCGGTAACTTTACGAATTAACTCAAATAATGTGCCTATGGATAAACCCAAAGAAGTAAATAAACCTATACCGAATAAAAAAGGTAATAATAGCTCAACCGTAACATATCGATCCATCACCGATATTTTTGGTAAGGGTAAGAAAAATTTGGGTTCTTTGTCCATTAGATTTAAGCCTGAAAATTATCTCCTAAATAATATTGTCTAACTAGGGGGTTATTGTAAAGTTCTTCTCCTGTACCAGAGGCTAGAATTTGACCCTCTCTCATGATATACGATCGCCCCGTAATTGCCAAAGTTTCCCGAACATTATGATCTGTAATTAAGATACCCATGCCGTTATCTTTGAGTTTAGCAATCATTTCTTGAATCTCTGATACTGCAATGGGATCAACCCCTGCAAAGGGTTCATCAAGGAGTAAAAATTTCGGTCCTTCTTTGCCCACCGCCAAAGCCCTTGCTAGTTCGGTTCTGCGTCTTTCTCCTCCTGAAACTTGAGAACCTTTGGTATTGACAATTTTTTCTAAGCGAAATTCAGCGATCAATTGTTCTAAACGCATTTGTTGAAAACGGGGAGAATTATTGGTTTGTTCTAAGACTAATTGAATATTCTCTTTTACTGTCAAATTACGAAAAATACTGGCTTGTTGGGTTAAGTAACCAATACCTAGTTTTGCTCTTTTATTTAACTGCAATTTGGTAATATCTTCTTGATCTAGGTACACATTACCCTCGTTCGGTTTGATTAGCCCCGTTGTAATATAAAAAGTTGTTGTTTTTCCTGCACCATTAGGCCCTAGTAACCCGACAATTTCCCCTTGGGAAACTTTAAGATTAACTCGATTAACAATACATCTTTTATTGTAATATTTATGAATGTTTTGTAAAAATAGCTCCATTTTCAATTAGGAATAAAGAATGATAGGTTATGAATGGTTAATTGTTTTCTTCTTCATCTACTAGATAGATAGATTCTACTTGTTGTTGAGTTTCAGGGGTAGCGATAAAGCGTCCTTCGTCAATTAAATAGGTCATGGTTTCTGCTCTCATGGTGTTTCCATCTTGTAAAACATAAACGTTTCCTGTTAACACTAATCGTCTTTCTTTACTAAAATATTGTGCTTGGGCAGAGGTTGCCTGAATGTTTCGGGCGGGATAATTAATATAAACGTTTCCTCTAGCGGTTATGACTCCTGTTTCGGAGTTAGCTTCTTGAATATCTGAACGCACGGTTAAGGGTTGTCTGGGGGCTACATTTTGGGCTTTTACTTGAGCAAATTTTGCCTCTGTGAGGGTATTAAATACCAAAGGCA is a window from the Cyanobacterium sp. Dongsha4 genome containing:
- a CDS encoding LptF/LptG family permease, which produces MDKEPKFFLPLPKISVMDRYVTVELLLPFLFGIGLFTSLGLSIGTLFELIRKVTESGLLLSVAFKILFLRMPGFIALAFPMSLLLATLMAYSRLSSDSEIIALRSVGVNIYRLVIPAVILSLCVTGMTFFINDVVTPSANREATLTMQRALNRVRPTFKDRNILYPEYKTVQYEDGSRHSVLERLFYAQEFNGEEMKDLTILDLSREGLNQILTAKTATWNIGDNVWDFFNGTIYLISPDGAYRNIVRFEHQQLALSRAPLDLAQRPPNPDEMSITQAREYLEVVKLQADEKEIRKMMVRIQGKISLPFVCVVFGLIGSALGLRPQNTNKATSFGICVGLIFSYYLLSFVSESMGIWGILTPLMAAWLPNLLGLGVGTWLLVQSAK
- the lptB gene encoding LPS export ABC transporter ATP-binding protein, producing MELFLQNIHKYYNKRCIVNRVNLKVSQGEIVGLLGPNGAGKTTTFYITTGLIKPNEGNVYLDQEDITKLQLNKRAKLGIGYLTQQASIFRNLTVKENIQLVLEQTNNSPRFQQMRLEQLIAEFRLEKIVNTKGSQVSGGERRRTELARALAVGKEGPKFLLLDEPFAGVDPIAVSEIQEMIAKLKDNGMGILITDHNVRETLAITGRSYIMREGQILASGTGEELYNNPLVRQYYLGDNFQA
- a CDS encoding LptA/OstA family protein; amino-acid sequence: MLKKFYSLALLSLSLTVPLVFNTLTEAKFAQVKAQNVAPRQPLTVRSDIQEANSETGVITARGNVYINYPARNIQATSAQAQYFSKERRLVLTGNVYVLQDGNTMRAETMTYLIDEGRFIATPETQQQVESIYLVDEEENN